The Limnochorda sp. LNt genome includes a region encoding these proteins:
- a CDS encoding transposase — translation MLEVATTLSPAEASGRVVWEIARSRWGVENEGFRQLKQEWHLDHGFLHHPTGMQVLWALLAAGYNLFQLFLARRIRRRGPWEQTERGVAERLRAELLIGEGPLGLYLVPDTS, via the coding sequence ATCCTGGAGGTGGCCACCACGCTGAGCCCGGCCGAGGCCAGCGGCCGGGTGGTGTGGGAGATCGCCCGATCCCGTTGGGGGGTAGAGAATGAAGGCTTCCGGCAGCTGAAGCAGGAGTGGCACCTGGACCATGGCTTCCTCCACCACCCGACCGGCATGCAGGTGCTGTGGGCGTTGCTGGCCGCTGGCTACAACCTCTTTCAGCTCTTTCTGGCCCGCCGCATCCGCCGCCGCGGTCCGTGGGAGCAGACCGAGCGGGGCGTGGCCGAGCGGCTGCGGGCGGAGCTGCTGATCGGGGAGGGACCGCTGGGGCTGTATCTGGTCCCGGACACCAGCTGA
- a CDS encoding IS1634 family transposase, with amino-acid sequence MVIDAAKVRREAALDGKFVISSSDDFLPAEDLVYGYKQLWQVERVHRDLKHTVDVRPMYHRLDDRIRSHVLLCWLALLMIRVAENETGQTWRQMRDLVAPIDVGRHATAHGEVWQVRPLTEEQKALFQALKVDRPPHYLKIVTPTRKTA; translated from the coding sequence CTGGTCATCGACGCGGCCAAGGTTCGCCGAGAAGCCGCCCTCGACGGGAAGTTTGTGATCAGCAGCTCCGACGACTTTTTGCCCGCCGAAGACCTGGTCTACGGCTACAAGCAACTCTGGCAGGTGGAACGGGTGCACCGGGACCTGAAGCACACGGTCGACGTCCGGCCGATGTACCACCGGCTCGACGACCGCATCCGGTCCCACGTGCTGCTGTGCTGGCTGGCCCTCCTCATGATCCGGGTGGCCGAGAACGAGACGGGCCAGACCTGGCGACAGATGCGGGATCTGGTCGCCCCCATCGACGTGGGCCGCCACGCCACCGCCCACGGCGAGGTCTGGCAGGTCCGCCCCCTCACCGAAGAGCAGAAGGCGCTGTTTCAGGCCCTGAAGGTCGACCGACCGCCCCACTACCTGAAGATTGTGACGCCCACCCGAAAAACGGCGTAG
- a CDS encoding helix-turn-helix domain-containing protein, which produces MQGCPSSTSPKGCAFQLSTEDLVADGLLNVRQAAAFLGISRSKLYSLVERDELPYVKLARLGAFRREP; this is translated from the coding sequence TTGCAGGGCTGCCCGTCCTCGACGTCGCCGAAGGGATGCGCTTTCCAGCTTTCGACAGAGGACCTCGTCGCTGACGGCCTGCTGAACGTCCGACAGGCTGCGGCGTTCCTGGGCATCAGCCGAAGCAAGCTCTACAGTCTCGTGGAGCGCGATGAGCTGCCTTATGTGAAACTGGCGCGGCTCGGCGCATTCCGAAGAGAGCCTTGA
- a CDS encoding nucleotidyltransferase domain-containing protein → MSQAEWEGYLRGWRRGIAEEETALENRLAQARSSLPALVETLSQYGATEIYLFGSLCTGEFHLASDIDLGVRGIPLSVATVKSP, encoded by the coding sequence TTGTCACAAGCCGAATGGGAGGGGTACTTGCGGGGGTGGCGGCGGGGCATCGCTGAGGAGGAGACGGCGCTGGAGAACCGGCTGGCACAAGCCCGTTCCTCCCTGCCCGCACTGGTGGAGACGCTCAGCCAGTACGGTGCGACGGAGATCTATCTTTTCGGTTCCCTGTGCACAGGCGAGTTCCATCTGGCTTCGGACATCGACCTCGGAGTACGGGGCATCCCGCTGTCCGTGGCCACAGTAAAATCCCCATAA
- the istA gene encoding IS21 family transposase — protein MIALRHLRDEGLKKVQVADRLGIDRGSVAKYWDGPACPVEAPRYRQRARKIDRYVEYITARLARWPELTAERLYQEIRQQGYTGSRRTVRRFVARIRPHPVREYKPIETLPGEQAQVDWGHFGTLVVEGARVRLYAFILTLSWSRVIYVEFITSLAMATLAGCLHRAFEYIGGVPRTLLFDDAKTVVAERVGGVVRYQQELLQLAALYGFAPKACWAHDPESKGKVESMVKYVRRGFFYGREFTDLGDLNRQVRVWMDEVANARTHATTGAVPWDRLAKEAPHLKPLALSAPQGILEQRKATRTNLISIEGNRYSVPARFARRAVSYRRFEHHIEILEDGQVVDRIALVPGRGRVMIRDDCCVDRYLTAVVARSMSGKGRGAPDVPDGHASGMSG, from the coding sequence GTGATCGCTTTGCGGCACTTGCGCGACGAAGGGCTCAAGAAGGTTCAGGTCGCCGACCGCCTCGGGATCGACCGCGGCAGCGTGGCCAAGTACTGGGACGGCCCCGCCTGTCCCGTCGAGGCTCCCCGCTACCGCCAGCGGGCCCGCAAGATCGACCGCTACGTCGAGTATATCACGGCACGGCTGGCCCGTTGGCCCGAACTGACGGCCGAACGGCTCTACCAGGAGATCCGCCAGCAGGGCTACACGGGTTCCCGCCGTACGGTGCGCCGGTTCGTGGCTCGGATCCGGCCGCACCCGGTTCGGGAGTATAAGCCCATCGAGACCCTTCCTGGCGAGCAGGCCCAGGTGGACTGGGGACACTTTGGAACCCTCGTCGTCGAGGGGGCTCGGGTGCGGTTGTACGCCTTCATCCTGACGCTGTCGTGGTCGCGGGTGATCTACGTGGAGTTCATCACGTCGCTGGCCATGGCCACGCTGGCGGGGTGTTTGCACCGGGCCTTTGAGTACATCGGCGGGGTGCCTCGCACCCTGCTCTTCGACGACGCCAAGACTGTGGTGGCGGAGCGGGTCGGCGGGGTTGTCCGCTACCAGCAGGAACTCTTGCAGCTGGCGGCCCTCTACGGGTTTGCGCCGAAGGCCTGCTGGGCTCACGACCCCGAGTCGAAGGGCAAAGTCGAGTCCATGGTCAAGTACGTGCGCCGGGGCTTCTTCTACGGCCGGGAGTTCACGGATCTGGGCGACCTCAACCGCCAGGTGCGGGTTTGGATGGACGAGGTGGCCAACGCCCGCACGCATGCCACGACGGGAGCGGTGCCGTGGGACCGGCTGGCGAAGGAGGCGCCCCACCTCAAGCCGCTGGCGCTGAGCGCCCCGCAGGGCATCCTGGAGCAGCGGAAGGCCACCCGCACCAACCTCATCTCCATCGAGGGAAACCGGTACTCGGTGCCGGCCCGTTTTGCCCGCCGAGCGGTGAGTTACCGGCGCTTCGAGCACCACATCGAGATCCTGGAGGACGGCCAGGTGGTGGACCGGATCGCGCTCGTCCCCGGGCGAGGGCGGGTGATGATTCGGGACGACTGTTGCGTTGATCGTTATTTGACCGCTGTCGTCGCGCGCTCAATGAGCGGGAAAGGGCGTGGCGCGCCCGATGTCCCGGACGGCCACGCCTCTGGGATGTCAGGGTAG
- a CDS encoding ExeA family protein, translated as MFEAHFGLTATPFARDIPVEHLFVSQAHREALARLHYVAERRRVMVLTGEVGAGKSTALRRLKAELDATRYEVVYLADVAFTPRSFFQSLLDALRLDAPHALPKLKKLAREALAERWRTQHRTPVLLVDEAQFLSPAMLEEIRGLLNYDCDAFAPFALVLCGTRALAERLALRSAEALAQRIDLRYHLSGFSPQETAAYIRHHLKLAGADQELFTAKALDHIHRACNGLPRPINQLAHLCLMAAAARQEHLVDHELVEAVMATEWQAPQAAGR; from the coding sequence ATGTTTGAAGCCCACTTTGGCCTGACGGCCACGCCGTTTGCCCGGGATATCCCCGTCGAGCATCTGTTTGTCTCCCAGGCCCACCGGGAAGCGCTGGCCAGGCTCCACTACGTCGCCGAGCGTCGGCGGGTGATGGTGCTGACGGGGGAGGTGGGCGCCGGGAAGTCCACCGCGCTGCGCCGGCTCAAGGCCGAGCTCGACGCCACCCGCTACGAGGTGGTCTATCTGGCTGACGTGGCCTTCACGCCCCGCAGCTTCTTCCAGAGCCTGCTCGATGCCCTGCGACTCGATGCGCCGCACGCCCTGCCCAAGCTCAAGAAGCTCGCCCGCGAGGCGCTGGCCGAGCGCTGGCGCACGCAGCACCGCACGCCGGTCCTGCTGGTGGACGAGGCGCAGTTCCTGAGCCCGGCCATGCTGGAGGAGATCCGGGGCCTGCTCAATTACGACTGCGACGCCTTTGCGCCCTTCGCCCTGGTGCTCTGCGGTACCCGGGCGCTTGCGGAGCGCCTGGCCCTTCGCTCCGCCGAGGCCCTTGCCCAGCGCATCGACCTGCGCTACCACCTCAGCGGCTTTTCGCCCCAGGAGACGGCCGCCTACATCCGCCATCACCTGAAGCTGGCCGGGGCCGACCAGGAGCTGTTCACCGCCAAGGCCCTCGATCACATCCACCGGGCCTGCAACGGGCTACCTCGGCCCATCAACCAGCTCGCCCACCTCTGCCTCATGGCGGCGGCCGCTCGGCAGGAGCATCTGGTCGACCACGAGCTGGTCGAGGCGGTGATGGCCACCGAGTGGCAGGCGCCCCAGGCGGCCGGGAGGTGA
- a CDS encoding Mu transposase C-terminal domain-containing protein — protein sequence MAHAEFFWAEDLYALELCFQQALLRRGLPWRVYVDRGLIFQAEVFTRACAELGIRHISGTPGHPEGRGKIERFFETLQDQFLRELSHHPVPHLAALNERLAAWIEEAYHVQVHSETGEAPAVRFARLKGRRSVSAEKLAHVFLWRRVRRVDKTGCLRFDGNRYEVPPGLEGRRVEIRFHPLHLERLSLFIDGRHVGDAVSLDLAHPVYRGLDRVHHPEPSRPVEPAIPYLELLVHRRRQRQARAMSPLRLSLLEDPEAMPDV from the coding sequence GTGGCCCACGCCGAGTTCTTCTGGGCCGAAGACCTCTACGCCCTGGAGCTGTGCTTCCAGCAGGCGCTGCTCCGGCGGGGCCTTCCCTGGCGGGTCTACGTCGACCGGGGCCTCATCTTCCAGGCCGAGGTGTTCACCCGGGCCTGCGCCGAGCTCGGCATCCGCCACATCTCCGGCACGCCCGGCCACCCCGAAGGGCGCGGCAAGATCGAGCGCTTCTTTGAAACCCTGCAGGATCAGTTTTTGCGGGAGCTTTCCCACCACCCTGTCCCGCACCTGGCGGCACTCAACGAAAGGCTTGCGGCCTGGATCGAGGAGGCCTACCACGTGCAGGTCCACAGCGAGACGGGCGAGGCGCCCGCTGTTCGGTTTGCCCGCCTCAAGGGGCGCCGCAGCGTGTCGGCCGAAAAACTCGCCCACGTCTTTTTGTGGCGGCGGGTGCGCCGGGTGGACAAGACCGGCTGCCTGCGCTTCGACGGCAACCGCTACGAAGTGCCGCCCGGCCTGGAAGGCCGCCGGGTCGAGATCCGCTTTCACCCCCTGCACCTCGAGCGCCTCAGCCTGTTCATCGACGGCCGCCACGTGGGCGACGCCGTCTCCCTCGATCTCGCCCATCCCGTCTACCGCGGCCTCGACCGGGTCCACCACCCCGAGCCGAGCCGCCCGGTCGAGCCAGCGATCCCCTACCTGGAGCTTTTGGTCCATCGCCGGCGACAGCGCCAGGCCCGGGCCATGTCCCCCCTGCGCCTGAGTCTGCTTGAGGATCCGGAGGCGATGCCCGATGTTTGA
- a CDS encoding DUF6431 domain-containing protein, with amino-acid sequence MIPIFAGPDVRSYLAAEKAGRLRLPRLCPACGGRLWGHGCCERGADETGPCGYQRIPVRRRPSSRCGRTASFLPSFLRPYQSLVSAARQRLYQGLRRGCRGGRWPPR; translated from the coding sequence GTGATCCCTATCTTCGCCGGTCCAGACGTTCGCTCCTACCTGGCCGCCGAAAAAGCGGGCCGGTTGCGGCTTCCCCGGCTCTGCCCGGCCTGCGGCGGGCGGCTGTGGGGACACGGGTGCTGCGAGCGCGGCGCCGACGAGACGGGGCCGTGTGGCTATCAGCGGATTCCGGTGCGCCGTCGGCCCTCCTCGCGCTGCGGCCGGACGGCCTCGTTTTTGCCCAGCTTCCTGCGCCCCTACCAGAGCCTGGTCAGCGCCGCCCGCCAGCGCCTCTATCAGGGGCTCCGGCGGGGATGTCGTGGCGGGCGTTGGCCGCCTCGGTAG
- the istB gene encoding IS21-like element helper ATPase IstB, with protein MIRTIAPADRARLEQGLKRLKLRRIREMLDAVSELALQEEPSYLDFLAYLVEAEVQAREATQRDKRLKAARFPMLRTLDSFDFAFQTSVSAQTIRDLATLQFVEAHESLVLLGPPGVGKSHLAIGLGIEAINRGYRVLFLTVQDLVQELYSTLADGSTTQKLKAILAHDLIILDELGYLKMDATASDYLFQLVAKAYERRSLIVTSNLEFQEWGSLFDSPATAAAVLDRLLHHAHVITLKGESYRMRSRLAPPKVHGTLPEGSAAPALRAGGRGEGGTPT; from the coding sequence ATGATTCGCACCATTGCTCCGGCCGATCGGGCCCGCCTCGAGCAGGGCCTCAAGCGGTTGAAGCTGCGCCGCATCCGGGAGATGCTGGACGCCGTCAGCGAGCTGGCCCTTCAGGAAGAGCCCTCTTACCTCGACTTCCTGGCGTATCTCGTGGAGGCCGAGGTGCAGGCCCGGGAAGCCACCCAGCGGGACAAGCGCCTGAAGGCGGCCCGCTTTCCCATGCTGCGCACGCTGGACAGCTTCGACTTCGCCTTCCAGACGTCGGTGAGCGCCCAGACCATCCGGGACCTGGCCACGCTGCAGTTCGTGGAGGCGCATGAGTCGCTTGTCCTCTTGGGGCCCCCGGGCGTGGGGAAAAGCCACTTGGCCATTGGCCTGGGCATCGAAGCCATCAACCGGGGCTACCGGGTGCTCTTCCTGACGGTGCAGGACCTGGTGCAGGAGCTGTACTCGACGCTTGCCGATGGCAGCACGACCCAGAAGCTGAAGGCCATTCTGGCGCATGACCTCATCATCCTGGACGAGCTGGGCTATCTGAAGATGGATGCCACCGCCTCGGATTACCTGTTTCAGCTGGTGGCCAAGGCCTATGAGCGGCGCTCGCTCATCGTGACGAGCAACCTGGAGTTCCAGGAGTGGGGATCGCTCTTCGATAGCCCGGCCACCGCCGCGGCGGTGCTGGATCGGCTGCTGCACCACGCCCACGTCATCACCCTCAAGGGCGAAAGCTACCGGATGCGCAGCCGGCTGGCGCCGCCCAAGGTCCACGGCACCCTGCCCGAAGGCTCGGCGGCCCCCGCCCTACGGGCGGGGGGCAGAGGGGAGGGAGGGACCCCCACGTAG
- a CDS encoding NUDIX domain-containing protein → MLVLHRAEHGPEYEGDWAWTPPAGSRLVGEAVLSCARRELKEETGLQLALEATPCGTGEWAVFVAKASPEAEVVLDAEHDRYEWLPATDAVKRCRPDAVSESLARAIAWIRHRQAQHGTYG, encoded by the coding sequence GTGCTGGTCTTGCATCGGGCTGAACATGGACCGGAATACGAAGGCGACTGGGCGTGGACACCGCCCGCTGGATCCCGCTTGGTCGGCGAAGCGGTCCTGAGTTGCGCCCGACGGGAGCTGAAGGAAGAGACCGGTCTGCAGCTCGCTCTCGAAGCCACCCCGTGCGGTACGGGCGAATGGGCCGTTTTCGTAGCCAAGGCATCTCCTGAGGCGGAGGTTGTCCTGGACGCCGAACATGACCGGTATGAATGGCTACCGGCAACCGACGCGGTGAAGCGCTGTCGACCAGACGCGGTGTCCGAGTCGCTCGCCAGGGCGATTGCGTGGATCCGGCACCGGCAAGCCCAGCACGGCACATACGGTTGA
- a CDS encoding transposase, producing MMELERWVRAGAFRKLVGRHRLPLRDCLRDWAMAADVASAWAINDAILATARKNKTFRGGSVHGWHVVALDGTEVLRTQARCCAACQVYRHRDGRVEYAHRVVAAQTVRWRHGDEGDYPSRCKGRDVPPVVWGMEPQRPKEGEVDAALRLLRRLQGTHGHFCDVVTVDALYAQAPFLEAVRALGLHVVVRLKDERYAVVQDAAGLRRGRRYGEAFVTRIGSFQVEVRVWDSPELTSREGLKHPIRVVYAEEELSWTEHQGTAVWHCKALRILEVATTLSPAEASGRVAWEIARSRWGVEMKASGSRSRSGTWTMASSTTRPACRCCGRCWPLATTSFSSFWPAASAAAVRGSRPSGAWPSGCGRSC from the coding sequence ATGATGGAGCTGGAGCGCTGGGTGCGGGCCGGCGCCTTCCGCAAGCTGGTAGGACGCCACCGATTGCCGCTTCGGGACTGCCTTCGGGACTGGGCCATGGCCGCCGACGTGGCCTCGGCGTGGGCGATCAACGACGCCATCCTGGCCACGGCCCGCAAGAACAAGACCTTCCGGGGCGGCAGCGTGCATGGCTGGCATGTGGTGGCGCTGGATGGGACCGAGGTGCTGCGCACCCAGGCCCGCTGCTGTGCGGCTTGCCAGGTCTACCGGCATCGGGACGGGCGGGTGGAGTACGCCCACCGGGTCGTGGCGGCCCAGACGGTGCGCTGGCGGCATGGGGACGAGGGGGACTATCCGAGTCGGTGCAAGGGTCGGGACGTGCCGCCGGTGGTGTGGGGCATGGAGCCCCAGCGGCCGAAGGAAGGGGAGGTCGACGCTGCCCTGCGACTGCTTCGGCGCCTGCAGGGCACGCACGGGCATTTCTGCGACGTGGTCACGGTGGATGCCCTGTATGCGCAGGCTCCCTTCCTCGAGGCGGTGCGCGCCCTGGGACTGCACGTCGTGGTGCGCCTGAAGGACGAGCGCTACGCGGTCGTCCAGGACGCAGCGGGACTGCGCCGGGGCCGCCGCTACGGCGAAGCCTTTGTCACCCGCATCGGCTCCTTTCAGGTGGAGGTGCGGGTGTGGGACAGCCCGGAGCTGACCAGCCGGGAGGGGCTCAAGCACCCTATCCGAGTCGTCTATGCCGAAGAGGAGCTGAGCTGGACGGAGCACCAGGGGACTGCCGTCTGGCACTGCAAAGCCCTTCGCATCCTGGAGGTGGCCACCACGCTGAGCCCGGCCGAGGCCAGCGGCCGGGTGGCGTGGGAGATCGCCCGATCCCGTTGGGGGGTAGAGATGAAGGCTTCCGGCAGCCGAAGCAGGAGTGGCACCTGGACCATGGCTTCCTCCACCACCCGACCGGCATGCAGGTGCTGTGGGCGTTGCTGGCCGCTGGCTACAACCTCTTTCAGCTCTTTCTGGCCCGCCGCATCCGCCGCCGCGGTCCGTGGGAGCAGACCGAGCGGGGCGTGGCCGAGCGGCTGCGGGCGGAGCTGCTGA
- a CDS encoding IS630 family transposase has translation MNLPLPELTADQRKALREWKFGQKVEHRLWLRASIIWGLFHHRSSVARVAACVGVTGRTVRKWRDRFLEAGVAGLYDRPRSGRPPRFGPEQRCEVIALACDAPANYGFEGQTLWTYDTLTDAVQRRLGFAMSRSSVWRTLEQNALRPHRVRMWLHSPDPDFKPKVNRIVGLYRDPPDDAVIVCIDEKTGMQALERQHETRRAIPGRPGRYEYEYIRHGTQSLLAAFDIRTGRVTARCGPTRTAEDLVSFLEAVAEAYREAPRIIVIWDNLNIHHDGPQARWSRFNARHSGKFEFVYTPRHASWVNQVEIFFSILQRRCLKHGDFHSAEDLRARVLAFIDRWNTEEGHPFQWTFRGYPMQERAVA, from the coding sequence GTGAACCTGCCGCTGCCCGAGCTCACCGCGGACCAGCGCAAAGCGCTGCGGGAGTGGAAGTTCGGCCAGAAGGTCGAGCACCGGCTCTGGCTGCGGGCTTCCATCATCTGGGGGCTGTTTCACCACCGTTCCTCGGTCGCCCGGGTCGCCGCCTGCGTCGGCGTCACGGGGCGGACGGTCCGCAAGTGGCGGGACCGGTTCCTCGAGGCGGGCGTCGCCGGCCTCTACGACCGGCCCCGCTCGGGGCGACCGCCGCGCTTTGGCCCGGAGCAGCGCTGCGAGGTGATCGCCCTGGCCTGCGACGCCCCCGCCAACTACGGATTCGAAGGCCAGACGCTCTGGACGTACGACACCCTCACCGATGCCGTGCAACGAAGGCTCGGCTTTGCGATGAGCCGGAGCAGCGTCTGGCGGACCCTGGAGCAAAACGCCCTGCGGCCTCACCGGGTGCGCATGTGGCTGCACAGCCCCGACCCGGACTTCAAGCCGAAGGTGAACCGCATCGTCGGCCTGTACCGGGACCCGCCGGACGATGCCGTCATCGTGTGCATCGACGAAAAGACCGGGATGCAGGCGCTGGAGCGCCAGCACGAGACGCGCCGCGCGATCCCCGGCAGGCCCGGGCGCTACGAGTACGAATACATCCGCCATGGGACCCAGTCGCTGTTGGCCGCCTTCGACATCCGTACCGGGCGCGTCACGGCCCGCTGCGGGCCGACGCGGACGGCGGAGGACCTGGTGAGCTTCCTGGAGGCGGTCGCCGAGGCGTACCGGGAGGCGCCGCGGATCATCGTGATCTGGGACAACCTCAACATCCACCACGACGGCCCGCAGGCGCGGTGGAGCCGCTTCAACGCCCGTCACAGCGGGAAGTTCGAGTTCGTGTACACGCCGCGGCATGCGTCGTGGGTGAACCAGGTGGAGATCTTCTTCTCCATCCTGCAGCGCCGGTGCCTCAAGCACGGGGACTTCCACTCCGCCGAGGATCTGCGAGCGCGCGTGCTGGCCTTCATCGACCGGTGGAATACCGAGGAGGGTCACCCCTTCCAGTGGACCTTCCGCGGGTACCCGATGCAGGAGAGGGCGGTGGCATAA
- a CDS encoding glycosyltransferase: MYVRMADIPVTINEELVAWARSPVVRRLYESLRRPRNHREMIRITQMSLYTTGRVLEIGSGSGDLAIACAMAGREVYALDVDPIAVEVGRAKVSELGLTTCRFRLADGQRTGLPDSSFDTVLLAEVLEHVSDPYPLLCEARRLVKDGGRILISVPNEYAIPDWDHRRLWTKVELECVIREVFQKEPIWLEGIPNDWLACGIAIDDKGSPSKDCDVRAFFLPPIQTGDPRSELPKVSVIIPTYNRASFLRESIDSWLQQTYENIEIIIVDDGSSDQTPEIINRYVAAYPSVIKSLRQHNQGKAAAVNAALEYVSGKYTVIFDDDDVVLPRRLEVQISFLEANPDIDMVYSSAVVFTGDPPRVVTWFPAYPVSSDMLLAQECMGNVFHGATVTLKTSALRRIGGMDSALVRAQDYDAWLRLIMSGHQVAPLNVWVAMQRLHPGLRGTAAVPVPYREVLQRTSMDERGIFRKLYPALKLEVLVPDLQRLRHPSVEAEALLLRALAMARRGLLDEVDMDLDAVLKAIARGASLTPRQLRILDELRKTLVSGREKSPRVMPVVGRIEEILSLGTRTSE, from the coding sequence ATGTATGTGCGAATGGCCGATATACCTGTCACCATCAACGAAGAACTGGTGGCGTGGGCGCGTTCTCCGGTGGTGCGCCGTCTGTACGAATCACTGCGCAGGCCTCGTAATCATAGAGAAATGATCCGTATCACACAGATGTCTCTCTACACGACAGGAAGAGTTCTGGAGATAGGGTCAGGGAGTGGAGATCTCGCCATAGCCTGCGCAATGGCTGGGCGCGAAGTTTACGCCCTGGATGTGGACCCTATTGCGGTCGAGGTGGGAAGGGCTAAGGTTTCTGAGCTCGGATTGACAACCTGCAGGTTTCGACTAGCAGATGGCCAGCGCACGGGACTGCCTGACAGTTCGTTTGACACAGTTCTACTTGCTGAGGTGCTAGAGCATGTTTCTGACCCCTATCCGCTTCTCTGCGAAGCGAGGCGCCTGGTCAAGGATGGCGGACGTATTCTCATATCTGTGCCGAACGAATACGCGATTCCCGATTGGGATCACCGTCGACTATGGACCAAGGTCGAGTTGGAGTGTGTTATCCGAGAGGTCTTTCAGAAGGAACCGATCTGGTTGGAAGGTATCCCCAATGACTGGCTGGCCTGTGGCATCGCGATTGATGATAAAGGCTCCCCAAGCAAAGACTGTGACGTACGCGCGTTCTTTCTTCCTCCCATTCAGACAGGCGACCCACGAAGTGAGTTGCCCAAAGTGAGCGTTATTATCCCGACATACAATCGGGCGTCTTTCTTGCGAGAATCGATTGATAGTTGGCTACAGCAAACGTACGAGAATATAGAGATTATCATCGTCGACGACGGCAGTTCCGATCAAACTCCTGAGATCATTAATCGGTACGTGGCGGCTTATCCGTCGGTTATTAAGTCTTTACGTCAGCATAATCAAGGAAAGGCGGCAGCAGTTAATGCTGCCCTTGAGTATGTAAGCGGAAAATATACAGTCATATTCGACGACGACGACGTAGTTCTGCCTCGAAGGCTTGAGGTGCAGATAAGCTTCTTGGAAGCCAACCCAGACATAGACATGGTGTATTCGTCGGCTGTCGTATTCACAGGTGACCCTCCTCGAGTGGTCACTTGGTTTCCAGCATACCCTGTATCCTCCGATATGCTCCTTGCGCAGGAGTGTATGGGTAACGTATTCCACGGTGCGACAGTGACGTTGAAGACATCTGCCCTCAGGCGTATTGGTGGGATGGATTCTGCATTAGTTCGGGCACAGGATTATGATGCGTGGTTGCGCCTGATAATGAGCGGACATCAAGTGGCACCTCTAAATGTGTGGGTCGCCATGCAACGGCTACACCCAGGTTTACGCGGTACGGCTGCCGTGCCGGTTCCCTACCGTGAGGTTCTGCAACGCACCAGCATGGATGAGAGGGGCATATTCAGGAAGCTGTATCCAGCATTAAAGCTTGAGGTGCTCGTTCCGGATCTGCAGCGCCTGCGCCACCCCTCGGTGGAAGCCGAAGCCTTGTTACTGCGAGCTCTGGCTATGGCTCGACGTGGGCTATTGGATGAGGTCGACATGGACTTGGATGCAGTGCTTAAGGCTATCGCGCGCGGAGCATCGCTGACCCCAAGACAACTACGAATTCTTGACGAACTAAGGAAGACGTTGGTGTCGGGGCGCGAGAAGTCTCCGAGGGTCATGCCTGTAGTGGGCAGAATCGAAGAGATACTCTCACTTGGAACCCGCACGAGTGAATGA